Proteins from one Hoplias malabaricus isolate fHopMal1 chromosome 2, fHopMal1.hap1, whole genome shotgun sequence genomic window:
- the LOC136687716 gene encoding 5-hydroxytryptamine receptor 3A-like, with translation MVKLHIRLSQRWKDEFVWWDPSWYNGLPHFTVPTSRVWTPDIIIREAIEVHHQSSEGYVCVESTGWINRVEDIVLTLHCDMAMLLFPFDQQKCNITFYPQQHIEQDVLLLVDPRGRSRSERKGHGEWDLLEIKVYTYSQKQYSHLSFQVELGRYSLFYVVNLMVPSAMVMIIDVAAFAVPVNCAERISFKVTLLFGYTIFLVLITDILPPFRDSTPVLGVYLVVCLILLCVSMGESVLLLTLGQPDSHTHSTPLEKIIQRVSPHLLQTDDTSEHLRAYRRQVSRGLRRSFALGRVYPRLCGRCCVMERLKEELEDVTEELRKLNWVNSLRSSRLHLMEALDRICFKLYVCTLATFALSLTLLWTLNR, from the exons ATGGTTAAACTTCACATTCGTCTGAGTCAG AGATGGAAGGATGAGTTTGTGTGGTGGGATCCTTCGTGGTACAATGGTCTCCCTCATTTCACAGTGCCCACCTCCAGAGTGTGGACCCCTGACATCATCATCAGAGAGGC cattGAAGTTCACCATCAGTCCTCAGAAGGGTACGTGTGTGTAGAGTCAACAGGGTGGATTAACAGGGTGGAGGACATAGTGCTGACTCTGCACTGTGATATGGCCATGCTCCTGTTTCCATTTGACCAGCAGAAATGTAACATTACATTTTACCCTCAGCAACACATAG AGCAGGATGTGTTACTTCTGGTGGACCCCAGGGGGCGCTCCAGGTCTGAAAGAAAAGGCCATGGTGAATGGGACTTATTGGAAATTAAAGTGTACACTTACAGCCAGAAACAGTATTCACATCTCAGTttccag gtggagttggGAAGATACAGCTTGTTCTATGTGGTGAATCTGATGGTGCCCAGTGCGATGGTGATGATAATCGATGTGGCAGCGTTTGCCGTGCCGGTAAACTGTGCAGAGAGGATCTCGTTTAAGGTCACTCTGCTCTTCGGCTACACCATCTTTCTTGTCCTCATCACAGACATCCTGCCACCTTTCAGAGACTCCACACCAGTGCTGG GTGTGTATCTGGTGGTGTGTCTGATCCTGCTGTGTGTCAGCATGGGGGAGAGTGTGTTGCTGCTGACTCTGGGACAGccagactctcacacacactccactcctcTGGAGAAAATCATCCAGAGAGTTTCTCCTCACCTCCTGCAGACAGATGACACTAGTGAGCACCTCAGAGCTTACAGACGCCAAGTCAGCAGAG GGCTGAGGAGGTCTTTTGCGTTAGGTCGAGTTTATCCCAGGCTGTGTGGACGGTGCTGTGTGATGGAGCGACTGAAGGAGGAATTAGAAGACGTGACAGAGGAGCTGAGGAAGCTGAACTGGGTGAACTCTCTGCGCAGTTCTAGACTCCACCTGATGGAGGCGCTTGACCGGATCTGCTTCAAACTCTACGTCTGCACGCTGGCTACgttcgcgctctctctcacattACTCTGGACCCTCAACAGATAA
- the LOC136686720 gene encoding tubulin beta-4B chain-like, with product MREIVHLQAGQCGNQIGAKFWEVISDEHGIDPTGTYHGDSDLQLDRISVYYNEATGGKYVPRAILVDLEPGTMDSVRSGPFGQIFRPDNFVFGQSGAGNNWAKGHYTEGAELVDSVLDVVRKEAESCDCLQGFQLTHSLGGGTGSGMGTLLISKIREEYPDRIMNTFSVVPSPKVSDTVVEPYNATLSVHQLVENTDETYCIDNEALYDICFRTLKLTTPTYGDLNHLVSATMSGVTTCLRFPGQLNADLRKLAVNMVPFPRLHFFMPGFAPLTSRGSQQYRALSVPELTQQMFDAKNMMAACDPRHGRYLTVAAVFRGRMSMKEVDEQMLNVQNKNSSYFVEWIPNNVKTAVCDIPPRGLKMAATFIGNSTAIQELFKRISEQFTAMFRRKAFLHWYTGEGMDEMEFTEAESNMNDLVSEYQQYQDATAEEGEFEEEGEEEAA from the exons ATGCGTGAGATCGTGCACCTGCAGGCGGGTCAGTGCGGGAACCAGATCGGAGCCAAG TTCTGGGAGGTGATTAGTGATGAGCATGGGATTGACCCAACTGGAACATATCATGGAGACAGTGACCTGCAGCTCGATCGCATCAGTGTCTACTACAACGAGGCCACGG GTGGGAAGTACGTTCCTCGTGCTATTCTGGTGGATCTAGAACCTGGAACCATGGACTCTGTCCGCTCTGGACCTTTCGGACAGATCTTCAGGCCGGACAACTTCGTCTTTG GCCAGAGCGGTGCTGGCAACAACTGGGCGAAAGGTCACTACACAGAGGGGGCTGAGCTTGTAGACTCTGTGCTGGATGTGGTGCGAAAGGAGGCTGAGAGTTGCGACTGCCTGCAGGGCTTCCAGCTCACCCACTCCCTGGGAGGAGGCACTGGGTCGGGAATGGGAACCTTGCTAATCAGCAAGATCCGTGAGGAGTATCCTGACCGCATCATGAACACCTTCAGCGTGGTGCCCTCTCCCAAAGTGTCCGACACAGTGGTGGAGCCCTACAATGCCACTCTGTCTGTGCACCAACTGGTGGAGAACACGGACGAGACCTACTGCATCGACAATGAGGCTCTGTACGACATCTGCTTCCGCACGCTCAAGCTGACCACACCCACTTATGGAGATCTCAACCACCTGGTCTCAGCCACAATGAGTGGGGTCACCACCTGCCTCAGATTCCCCGGCCAGCTCAATGCTGACCTGCGCAAACTAGCCGTCAACATGGTGCCCTTCCCCCGTCTCCACTTCTTCATGCCTGGATTCGCCCCTCTGACCAGCAGGGGGAGCCAGCAGTACCGTGCGCTCTCAGTCCCAGAGTTGACCCAGCAGATGTTTGACGCCAAAAACATGATGGCCGCCTGCGACCCTCGCCACGGTCGCTACCTGACCGTCGCTGCCGTCTTCCGTGGGCGAATGTCCATGAAGGAGGTGGACGAACAGATGCTTAACGTCCAGAACAAGAACAGCAGCTACTTTGTGGAGTGGATCCCCAACAACGTCAAGACCGCTGTCTGCGACATCCCACCTCGCGGCCTCAAGATGGCAGCCACCTTCATCGGCAACAGCACGGCCATCCAGGAGCTGTTTAAGCGCATCTCAGAGCAGTTCACTGCCATGTTCCGCCGCAAGGCTTTCCTGCACTGGTACACCGGAGAGGGCATGGATGAGATGGAGTTCACCGAGGCTGAGAGCAACATGAACGACCTGGTGTCCGAGTACCAGCAGTACCAGGATGCCACGGCCGAGGAGGGAGAGTTCGAggaggaaggagaagaagaagccGCCTAA
- the LOC136674790 gene encoding 5-hydroxytryptamine receptor 3A-like — protein MAVFQKEDAGLMLLMPALLLLTPPLVHGAVSEPPHLSLIHWLDNVMEVETARIRPVSDWRSCVAVRVDLSILSILGVDEKNERLQLYVLYTQGWRDERLRWDSSQYGGVHKVTVPANRIWLPDIILYETANVDEDPQSRSVSVTNDGWVELQQPRLLESSCPLNLYHFPLDQQTCNLTFLSQSHTAMEVELYWGRRERDRVFSRGEWEILSLSVPPHIQPIPHFNTSAIRVQVTVRRSPLLYLVTLLLPSALVLVLDLLAFLIPVYLKQRLSVMAAVYTGHFIFIITIFTLFPPFTLQLPLIETYLSGSLVLLALGAVETAVLFQLSSDRNSWVVKHLFPTLWRLVGRRQWKEPRMQRGGGVCECVKMEECVCALNTELSQVCHFLQSLREERNTLSMCRELSLALDRTYLCVHCLVLATGGAVLYCKWRTTA, from the exons ATGGCTGTGTTTCAGAAGGAGGACGCTGGACTCATGCTGCTGATGCCAGCACTTCTTTTACTGACCCCACCTTTGGTCCATG GTGCTGTATCTGAGCCCCCTCACCTCTCACTCATCCATTGGCTGGACAATGTGATGGAGGTGGAGACAGCCAGGATCAGACCAGTCTCTGATtggaggagctgtgtggcagttaGAGTGGACCTCAGCATCTTGAGCATCCTAGgagtg GATGAGAAGAACGAGCGTCTGCAGCTGTATGTTCTCTACACACAG ggatggagggatgagcgATTGCGGTGGGATTCTTCTCAGTACGGAGGAGTCCATAAAGTTACTGTGCCAGCAAACAGAATATGGCTGCCTGATATTATACTATATGAGAC gGCTAATGTTGATGAGGATCCTCAGTCCAGGTCTGTGTCAGTGACTAATGATGGGTGGGTGGAGTTACAGCAGCCCCGCCTTCTGGAGTCCAGCTGTCCACTGAACCTTTACCACTTTCCCCTGGACCAACAAACCTGTAACCTCACCTTCctctctcagtcacacacag cgATGGAGGTGGAGTTGTActgggggaggagagagagggaccgTGTTTTCTCCAGGGGAGAGTGGGAGATTCTCTCTCTTTCGGTTCCTCCTCATATTCAGCCCATCCCTCACTTTAACACATCTGCCATCAGAGtccag gtgACGGTACGGAGGTCTCCGCTCCTTTACCTGGTCACCCTGTTGCTGCCCAGTGCCCTGGTGCTGGTTCTGGACCTGCTGGCATTTCTCATCCCCGTCTACCTCAAACAGCGCCTGAGCGTCATGGCTGCCGTCTACACTGGACACTTCATTTTCATCATCACCATCTTCACCCTCTTCCCCCCTTTCACCCTCCAGCTTCCACTGAtcg AAACTTACCTCTCCGGCTCTCTGGTGCTGTTGGCCTTGGGCGCCGTGGAAACAGCTGTGTTGTTCCAGCTGTCCAGCGACAGAAACTCATGGGTGGTGAAGCACCTTTTCCCCACCCTGTGGCGGCTGGTGGGGCGGCGTCAGTGGAAGGAGCCTCGGATGCAAA GGGgcggtggtgtgtgtgagtgtgtgaagatggaggagtgtgtgtgtgcgctaaACACGGAGCTCTCTCAGGTTTGCCACTTCCTCCAGAGCCTGAGGGAGGAGAGGAACACACTGAGCATGTGCAGAGAGCTGAGCTTGGCTCTAGACCGGACTTACCTCTGTGTGCACTGCCTGGTCCTGGCCACCGGGGGCGCTGTGCTCTACTGCAAATGGAGAACGACTGCATGA